A stretch of bacterium DNA encodes these proteins:
- a CDS encoding RusA family crossover junction endodeoxyribonuclease gives PDRQRRDIDNVQKALLDALQHGGLYTDDSQIKKLNIEMRGAVRGGRTLVRLEEIIDA, from the coding sequence GCCGGACCGGCAGCGCAGGGACATCGACAACGTGCAGAAGGCGCTCCTGGACGCTCTGCAGCACGGCGGCCTGTACACGGACGACAGCCAGATCAAGAAGCTGAACATCGAGATGCGCGGGGCGGTCCGCGGCGGCCGCACCCTCGTGCGCCTGGAGGAGATCATCGATG